A stretch of Gasterosteus aculeatus chromosome 4, fGasAcu3.hap1.1, whole genome shotgun sequence DNA encodes these proteins:
- the LOC120817154 gene encoding bromodomain-containing protein 1 isoform X2 — protein MTSGVTPTRSARMKKKARQHRVAVPQRPPSPIKPSPNKQILTYAQAQRMVEFAVDGRLHRISIYDQLDVVSDDDPMVQEMMECTSNKENAEKPPQQVLVRSVRLKNNQEKRNAALGINAHGEGGGHQAASNAAPKLQEPKFRTVEYNLPAVPKPSAAFYKYAEKTEEELDEETEYDMDEEDYAWLDLVNDKRRSEGVSQVSHNVFEFLVDRFEKELHLESLDQSGEKQAPVDEDAVCCICGDGECHNGNAILFCDLCNAAVHQECYGVPYIPEGQWLCRHCLQAPARPADCILCPNKGGAVKKTDDGRWGHVVCALWVPEVGFSNTTFIEPIDGVGQIPPARWKLTCYLCKEKGVGACIQCHRANCYTAFHVSCAQKAGLFMKMEPIKDVTDAGEPTFSVKKTAYCGAHTPSGCVRRPLTIYDAGKPRNGLCKKVDKGRAVGKRQSKGKKKSSKRPEPEPEAAILAAVPSFPVHRLQTILNQVSVQKKRAFVELVLNYWTLKRQSRNGLPLIRCLQTSMLSQKNAQPRQCEEESRALKDQLKEWHRLRHDLERARLLLELIRKREKLKREEIKLQETLLEMQLSPFSILLRALLDQLQTKDQAKIFTQAVDVDEVPDYLDHIKHPMDFSTMRQRIDTQAYNNFDQFENDFNLIVDNCMKYNSKDTYFYRAAVRLRDQGGSLLRKARRDVEKIGFDSESGVHLAEAPEIKAPTSFSWEDVDRLLAPANRQHLPLDQQLQQLLEKFDLTCSMKSSPSRSKRLKLLKKTINDVRNEMSLKRVLPSGHHHHHHHHHHHHQHHHHHHHSTPSTSSCSSSAVSHPVLSTPKEEGTKLNGHFPDDEVDKSLPPKLEPSDSIPPLIHSGTDPGPPTLRPVDAAPDCEDGHPSGFAKFDGEAPELLCSTPSRLNGHSLDGLRASLLDGDVSVVATSTLAEPACSVNRRTAVLFRKSKAAGPHKLPARSRAGEGLGGADGKGPPSTQEGEEKEKEEEKEQEAGEGAQLGFLSVVIPRLETLLHSKKRKHGSGGSSRDSKEEEAEEQRGEGEQEEEGESPVKRLDTGLSSGFLEVVEEEEPVGSNGAGRATEPRRRCASESSISSCSSLPGSTSTVLSLPKCGKGKPALVRRNTVDDKSELIACIETGNFAKAARIAAEVGNSNIWMPASAATVALEPLKLVWAKCSGYPSYPALIVDPHMPRVGCQHNGVSIPMPPMDVLRIGEQMQYKAEENLYLVLFFDNKRSWQWLPRSKMVPLGMDKTIDKIKMMEGRTSSIRKAVQVAYSRAINHLSIVQDEPVSDLSDVD, from the exons AGGCGCAGCGCATGGTGGAGTTCGCCGTCGACGGCCGCCTCCATCGGATCAGCATCTACGACCAGCTGGACGTGGTCTCGGACGACGACCCCATGGTGCAGGAGATGATGGAGTGCACCAGCAATAAGGAGAACGCGGAGAAACCACCGCAGCAGGTCCTCGTGAGGTCAGTCCGgctaaaaaacaaccaggaGAAGCGAAACGCTGCCCTGGGCATCAACGCTCACGGAGAGGGAGGCGGACACCAGGCGGCCAGCAATGCCGCTCCGAAGCTTCAAGAGCCCAAATTCCGCACGGTGGAATACAACCTACCCGCGGTTCCTAAACCCTCAGCTGCCTTTTACAAATATGCAGAGAAGACTGAGGAGGAACTGGATGAGGAGACAGAGTACGACATGGACGAGGAAGACTACGCCTGGCTGGACTTGGTCAACGACAAGCGGAGAAGCGAAGGCGTCAGTCAGGTTTCCCACAACGTCTTCGAGTTCCTCGTCGACCGCTTCGAGAAAGAGCTGCACCTGGAGAGCCTGGACCAGAGCGGCGAGAAGCAAGCGCCCGTGGACGAGGACGCCGTCTGCTGCATCTGCGGCGACGGCGAGTGCCACAACGGCAACGCCATCCTGTTTTGCGACCTGTGCAACGCGGCGGTGCACCAGGAGTGCTACGGCGTGCCCTACATCCCCGAGGGCCAGTGGCTGTGCAGGCACTGCCTCCAGGCGCCCGCGCGGCCCGCCGACTGCATCCTCTGCCCCAACAAGGGCGGCGCGGTGAAGAAGACGGACGACGGCCGCTGGGGCCACGTGGTGTGCGCCCTCTGGGTCCCCGAGGTGGGCTTCTCCAACACCACCTTCATCGAGCCCATCGACGGCGTCGGCCAAATCCCCCCGGCGCGCTGGAAGCTCACCTGCTACCTGTGCAAGGAGAAGGGCGTCGGCGCGTGCATCCAGTGCCACCGGGCCAACTGTTACACCGCCTTCCACGTCAGCTGCGCCCAGAAGGCCGGCCTCTTCATGAAGATGGAGCCGATCAAAGATGTGACGGACGCCGGGGAGCCCACGTTCTCGGTGAAAAAGACGGCCTACTGCGGAGCTCACACCCCCAGCGGGTGCGTCAGGAGGCCGCTGACCATCTACGACGCCGGCAAACCCAGAAACGGACTGTGTAAGAAGGTGGACAAAGGGCGCGCCGTCGGTAAGCGGCAGTccaaaggaaagaagaagagcagcaagAGGCCCGAGCCTGAACCCGAAGCCGCGATCCTCGCCGCTGTGCCTTCGTTTCCTGTTCACAG GTTACAGACCATTCTGAACCAGGTGTCGGTTCAGAAGAAGAGGGCGTTTGTGGAGCTGGTCCTAAATTACTGGACATTAAAGAGGCAGTCCAGGAACGGGCTTCCCCTCATCAGATGCCTTCAGACCAGCATGCTGTCTCAGAAGAATGCGCAACCG CGGCAGtgcgaggaggagagcagggccCTGAAGGACCAGCTGAAGGAGTGGCACCGCCTCCGACACGACCTGGAGAGAGcccggctgctgctggagctgatccGCAAGAGGGAGAAGCTCAAGAGGGAAGAG ATCAAACTGCAGGAGACCCTCCTAGAGATGCAGTTGAGTCCCTTCAGCATATTGCTCAGAGCCCTGTTGGACCAGCTGCAGACAAAAGACCAAGCCAAGATCTTCACCCAGGCGGTGGATGTCGATGAG GTCCCCGACTACCTCGACCACATCAAGCACCCAATGGACTTCTCCACCATGCGGCAGCGCATCGACACACAGGCCTACAACAACTTTGACCAGTTTGAGAACGACTTCAACCTCATAGTTGACAATTGCATGAAATATAACTCAAAGGACACCTATTTCTACCGGGCCGCTGTTCGCCTCCGAGACCAGGGCGGGTCCCTGCTCAGAAAGGCCCGGCGAGACGTGGAGAAAATCGGCTTTGACTCGGAGAGCGGAGTGCACCTGGCCGAAGCGCCGGAAATCAAGGCGCCAACATCCTTTTCTTGGGAGGACG TGGACCGCCTACTGGCGCCGGCCAATCGGCAGCACCTGCCTCTggaccagcagctgcagcagctcctggagAAGTTTGACCTGACCTGCTCCATGAAGTCCAGCCCCTCTCGCAGCAAGCGCCTGAAGCTACTCAAAAAGACCATCAACGACGTGCGCAACGAAATGAGCCTAAAGAGAGTCCTGCCCTccggccaccaccaccaccaccaccatcatcaccaccaccaccaacaccaccatcaccaccaccattcGACTCCTTCCACTTCGTCATGCTCCTCATCAGCTGTCTCACACCCGGTGTTGAGTACACCAAAAGAAGAGGGAACGAAGCTCAATGGACATTTTCCAGATGACGAGG TAGACAAGTCTCTTCCTCCCAAGCTGGAGCCTTCGGACTCCATCCCCCCACTCATCCACTCGGGCACCGACCCCGGGCCCCCCACCCTCAGACCCGTCGACGCCGCCCCGGACTGCGAGGACGGGCACCCGAGCGGCTTCGCCAAGTTCGATGGGGAGGCGCCCGAGCTGCTGTGCTCCACCCCCTCCCGCCTCAATGGCCACTCCCTCGACGGCCTCCGGGCCTCGCTGCTGGACGGGGACGTCAGCGTGGTCGCCACGTCGACCCTGGCGGAGCCCGCGTGCAGCGTTAACCGCCGGACAGCCGTGCTCTTCCGCAAGTCGAAGGCCGCCGGCCCCCACAAGCTGCCCGCGAGGAGCAGGGCTGGCGAGGGGCTCGGCGGAGCCGACGGGAAGGGGCCCCCCTCCacgcaggagggggaggagaaggagaaggaggaggaaaaggagcagGAGGCTGGGGAAGGCGCGCAGCTGGGCTTCCTGTCCGTGGTCATACCCAGGCTGGAGACGCTGCTGCACAGCAAGAAGAGGAAGCacggcagcggcggcagcagccgGGACAgcaaggaggaagaggcggaggagcagcgaggagagggggagcaggaagaagagggggagtCGCCCGTGAAGCGGCTCGACACCG GCTTGTCGAGCGGTTTCCTGGAGGtggtcgaggaggaggagccggtcGGCTCCAACGGGGCCGGTCGAGCCACCGAGCCGCGGAGGCGCTGCGCCTCGGAGTCGTCCATCTCCTCGTGCAGCAGCCTGCCGGGAAGCACCAG CACTGTTCTCAGCCTTCCAAAATGTGGGAAGGGGAAACCAGCCCTGGTCCGGAGGAACACTGTGGACGATAAGAGCGAATTAATCGCCTGCATCGAAACCGGGAACTTTGCAAAAGCTGCTCGAATCGCTGCCG AGGTTGGCAACAGCAATATTTGGATGCCCGCTAGTGCCGCAACAGTTGCATTGGAACCCCTGAAGCTAGTTTGGGCCAAATGTAGTGGATACCCTTCCTACCCGGCCTTG ATCGTCGACCCGCACATGCCGCGCGTGGGCTGCCAGCACAACGGCGTGTCCATCCCGATGCCTCCCATGGACGTGCTGCGCATCGGAGAACAGATGCAGTACAAAGCCGAAGAGAATCTCTACCTCGTCCTCTTCTTCGACAACAAGCGCAGCTG GCAGTGGCTTCCTAGATCCAAGATGGTTCCCCTGGGAATGGACAAGACCATAGACAAGATCAAGATGATGGAGGGACGCACGTCCAGCATTCGCAAGGCCGTCCAGGTCGCCTACAGCCGCGCCATAAACCACCTGAGCATCGTGCAGGACGAGCCGGTCAGCGACCTCAGCGACGTGGACTGA
- the LOC120817154 gene encoding bromodomain-containing protein 1 isoform X4, translating to MKKKARQHRVAVPQRPPSPIKPSPNKQILTYAQAQRMVEFAVDGRLHRISIYDQLDVVSDDDPMVQEMMECTSNKENAEKPPQQVLVRSVRLKNNQEKRNAALGINAHGEGGGHQAASNAAPKLQEPKFRTVEYNLPAVPKPSAAFYKYAEKTEEELDEETEYDMDEEDYAWLDLVNDKRRSEGVSQVSHNVFEFLVDRFEKELHLESLDQSGEKQAPVDEDAVCCICGDGECHNGNAILFCDLCNAAVHQECYGVPYIPEGQWLCRHCLQAPARPADCILCPNKGGAVKKTDDGRWGHVVCALWVPEVGFSNTTFIEPIDGVGQIPPARWKLTCYLCKEKGVGACIQCHRANCYTAFHVSCAQKAGLFMKMEPIKDVTDAGEPTFSVKKTAYCGAHTPSGCVRRPLTIYDAGKPRNGLCKKVDKGRAVGKRQSKGKKKSSKRPEPEPEAAILAAVPSFPVHRLQTILNQVSVQKKRAFVELVLNYWTLKRQSRNGLPLIRCLQTSMLSQKNAQPRQCEEESRALKDQLKEWHRLRHDLERARLLLELIRKREKLKREEIKLQETLLEMQLSPFSILLRALLDQLQTKDQAKIFTQAVDVDEVPDYLDHIKHPMDFSTMRQRIDTQAYNNFDQFENDFNLIVDNCMKYNSKDTYFYRAAVRLRDQGGSLLRKARRDVEKIGFDSESGVHLAEAPEIKAPTSFSWEDVDRLLAPANRQHLPLDQQLQQLLEKFDLTCSMKSSPSRSKRLKLLKKTINDVRNEMSLKRVLPSGHHHHHHHHHHHHQHHHHHHHSTPSTSSCSSSAVSHPVLSTPKEEGTKLNGHFPDDEVDKSLPPKLEPSDSIPPLIHSGTDPGPPTLRPVDAAPDCEDGHPSGFAKFDGEAPELLCSTPSRLNGHSLDGLRASLLDGDVSVVATSTLAEPACSVNRRTAVLFRKSKAAGPHKLPARSRAGEGLGGADGKGPPSTQEGEEKEKEEEKEQEAGEGAQLGFLSVVIPRLETLLHSKKRKHGSGGSSRDSKEEEAEEQRGEGEQEEEGESPVKRLDTGLSSGFLEVVEEEEPVGSNGAGRATEPRRRCASESSISSCSSLPGSTSTVLSLPKCGKGKPALVRRNTVDDKSELIACIETGNFAKAARIAAEVGNSNIWMPASAATVALEPLKLVWAKCSGYPSYPALIVDPHMPRVGCQHNGVSIPMPPMDVLRIGEQMQYKAEENLYLVLFFDNKRSWQWLPRSKMVPLGMDKTIDKIKMMEGRTSSIRKAVQVAYSRAINHLSIVQDEPVSDLSDVD from the exons AGGCGCAGCGCATGGTGGAGTTCGCCGTCGACGGCCGCCTCCATCGGATCAGCATCTACGACCAGCTGGACGTGGTCTCGGACGACGACCCCATGGTGCAGGAGATGATGGAGTGCACCAGCAATAAGGAGAACGCGGAGAAACCACCGCAGCAGGTCCTCGTGAGGTCAGTCCGgctaaaaaacaaccaggaGAAGCGAAACGCTGCCCTGGGCATCAACGCTCACGGAGAGGGAGGCGGACACCAGGCGGCCAGCAATGCCGCTCCGAAGCTTCAAGAGCCCAAATTCCGCACGGTGGAATACAACCTACCCGCGGTTCCTAAACCCTCAGCTGCCTTTTACAAATATGCAGAGAAGACTGAGGAGGAACTGGATGAGGAGACAGAGTACGACATGGACGAGGAAGACTACGCCTGGCTGGACTTGGTCAACGACAAGCGGAGAAGCGAAGGCGTCAGTCAGGTTTCCCACAACGTCTTCGAGTTCCTCGTCGACCGCTTCGAGAAAGAGCTGCACCTGGAGAGCCTGGACCAGAGCGGCGAGAAGCAAGCGCCCGTGGACGAGGACGCCGTCTGCTGCATCTGCGGCGACGGCGAGTGCCACAACGGCAACGCCATCCTGTTTTGCGACCTGTGCAACGCGGCGGTGCACCAGGAGTGCTACGGCGTGCCCTACATCCCCGAGGGCCAGTGGCTGTGCAGGCACTGCCTCCAGGCGCCCGCGCGGCCCGCCGACTGCATCCTCTGCCCCAACAAGGGCGGCGCGGTGAAGAAGACGGACGACGGCCGCTGGGGCCACGTGGTGTGCGCCCTCTGGGTCCCCGAGGTGGGCTTCTCCAACACCACCTTCATCGAGCCCATCGACGGCGTCGGCCAAATCCCCCCGGCGCGCTGGAAGCTCACCTGCTACCTGTGCAAGGAGAAGGGCGTCGGCGCGTGCATCCAGTGCCACCGGGCCAACTGTTACACCGCCTTCCACGTCAGCTGCGCCCAGAAGGCCGGCCTCTTCATGAAGATGGAGCCGATCAAAGATGTGACGGACGCCGGGGAGCCCACGTTCTCGGTGAAAAAGACGGCCTACTGCGGAGCTCACACCCCCAGCGGGTGCGTCAGGAGGCCGCTGACCATCTACGACGCCGGCAAACCCAGAAACGGACTGTGTAAGAAGGTGGACAAAGGGCGCGCCGTCGGTAAGCGGCAGTccaaaggaaagaagaagagcagcaagAGGCCCGAGCCTGAACCCGAAGCCGCGATCCTCGCCGCTGTGCCTTCGTTTCCTGTTCACAG GTTACAGACCATTCTGAACCAGGTGTCGGTTCAGAAGAAGAGGGCGTTTGTGGAGCTGGTCCTAAATTACTGGACATTAAAGAGGCAGTCCAGGAACGGGCTTCCCCTCATCAGATGCCTTCAGACCAGCATGCTGTCTCAGAAGAATGCGCAACCG CGGCAGtgcgaggaggagagcagggccCTGAAGGACCAGCTGAAGGAGTGGCACCGCCTCCGACACGACCTGGAGAGAGcccggctgctgctggagctgatccGCAAGAGGGAGAAGCTCAAGAGGGAAGAG ATCAAACTGCAGGAGACCCTCCTAGAGATGCAGTTGAGTCCCTTCAGCATATTGCTCAGAGCCCTGTTGGACCAGCTGCAGACAAAAGACCAAGCCAAGATCTTCACCCAGGCGGTGGATGTCGATGAG GTCCCCGACTACCTCGACCACATCAAGCACCCAATGGACTTCTCCACCATGCGGCAGCGCATCGACACACAGGCCTACAACAACTTTGACCAGTTTGAGAACGACTTCAACCTCATAGTTGACAATTGCATGAAATATAACTCAAAGGACACCTATTTCTACCGGGCCGCTGTTCGCCTCCGAGACCAGGGCGGGTCCCTGCTCAGAAAGGCCCGGCGAGACGTGGAGAAAATCGGCTTTGACTCGGAGAGCGGAGTGCACCTGGCCGAAGCGCCGGAAATCAAGGCGCCAACATCCTTTTCTTGGGAGGACG TGGACCGCCTACTGGCGCCGGCCAATCGGCAGCACCTGCCTCTggaccagcagctgcagcagctcctggagAAGTTTGACCTGACCTGCTCCATGAAGTCCAGCCCCTCTCGCAGCAAGCGCCTGAAGCTACTCAAAAAGACCATCAACGACGTGCGCAACGAAATGAGCCTAAAGAGAGTCCTGCCCTccggccaccaccaccaccaccaccatcatcaccaccaccaccaacaccaccatcaccaccaccattcGACTCCTTCCACTTCGTCATGCTCCTCATCAGCTGTCTCACACCCGGTGTTGAGTACACCAAAAGAAGAGGGAACGAAGCTCAATGGACATTTTCCAGATGACGAGG TAGACAAGTCTCTTCCTCCCAAGCTGGAGCCTTCGGACTCCATCCCCCCACTCATCCACTCGGGCACCGACCCCGGGCCCCCCACCCTCAGACCCGTCGACGCCGCCCCGGACTGCGAGGACGGGCACCCGAGCGGCTTCGCCAAGTTCGATGGGGAGGCGCCCGAGCTGCTGTGCTCCACCCCCTCCCGCCTCAATGGCCACTCCCTCGACGGCCTCCGGGCCTCGCTGCTGGACGGGGACGTCAGCGTGGTCGCCACGTCGACCCTGGCGGAGCCCGCGTGCAGCGTTAACCGCCGGACAGCCGTGCTCTTCCGCAAGTCGAAGGCCGCCGGCCCCCACAAGCTGCCCGCGAGGAGCAGGGCTGGCGAGGGGCTCGGCGGAGCCGACGGGAAGGGGCCCCCCTCCacgcaggagggggaggagaaggagaaggaggaggaaaaggagcagGAGGCTGGGGAAGGCGCGCAGCTGGGCTTCCTGTCCGTGGTCATACCCAGGCTGGAGACGCTGCTGCACAGCAAGAAGAGGAAGCacggcagcggcggcagcagccgGGACAgcaaggaggaagaggcggaggagcagcgaggagagggggagcaggaagaagagggggagtCGCCCGTGAAGCGGCTCGACACCG GCTTGTCGAGCGGTTTCCTGGAGGtggtcgaggaggaggagccggtcGGCTCCAACGGGGCCGGTCGAGCCACCGAGCCGCGGAGGCGCTGCGCCTCGGAGTCGTCCATCTCCTCGTGCAGCAGCCTGCCGGGAAGCACCAG CACTGTTCTCAGCCTTCCAAAATGTGGGAAGGGGAAACCAGCCCTGGTCCGGAGGAACACTGTGGACGATAAGAGCGAATTAATCGCCTGCATCGAAACCGGGAACTTTGCAAAAGCTGCTCGAATCGCTGCCG AGGTTGGCAACAGCAATATTTGGATGCCCGCTAGTGCCGCAACAGTTGCATTGGAACCCCTGAAGCTAGTTTGGGCCAAATGTAGTGGATACCCTTCCTACCCGGCCTTG ATCGTCGACCCGCACATGCCGCGCGTGGGCTGCCAGCACAACGGCGTGTCCATCCCGATGCCTCCCATGGACGTGCTGCGCATCGGAGAACAGATGCAGTACAAAGCCGAAGAGAATCTCTACCTCGTCCTCTTCTTCGACAACAAGCGCAGCTG GCAGTGGCTTCCTAGATCCAAGATGGTTCCCCTGGGAATGGACAAGACCATAGACAAGATCAAGATGATGGAGGGACGCACGTCCAGCATTCGCAAGGCCGTCCAGGTCGCCTACAGCCGCGCCATAAACCACCTGAGCATCGTGCAGGACGAGCCGGTCAGCGACCTCAGCGACGTGGACTGA